A window from Cryptomeria japonica chromosome 1, Sugi_1.0, whole genome shotgun sequence encodes these proteins:
- the LOC131042482 gene encoding F-box protein At-B has translation MGKNGFASLPSEVMEEILRKLDLESLCSAAPACKLLRSSVSQILPKFDSINLSDIGVGKDVLSYLLCGNRSVQSLTVNCSRLDDSSIDLFNSSLLSLKELVLLKCSNFSPKIFVALGQHCSNLRSLSLELIYQGEFETYEGYEFSLRKMFEGCPYLESLSITFEGPEFDPHIFEATAVFIPTMVKVLHLCHVTEKCAKQLAHKCGAQRIAETSTPSGIPCSVGVSCQTIQSLSLVVDHITDELLTSITQNLGLLIKLDLRDEPLEEQLLRHDLTNRGLQSLGSCNHLSHLSLVRSRVNSTFFRRVNDMGIFLMAEACRNMESIKLGGFIRVTDAGFSALIHTCKNLKTFELYNTFHLSDLAFLGLLDTSLSLVSVRLILCKLITSESVNHLALCENLELLDLNGCKSVADYGMRAISSLQKLNTLYLSGADITDTGLNYLGEGKLPLASLSLRGCKRVTDKGIAFLLGGSIKKTLKALDLGYIPGISDKAIKTLTEFGLEIVDLCIRNCYSVTDISIAALANTTHNGLARKALKRLDLYNCVGLSAVLSHWLSKPYFPHLRWLGLGPASLFTVHGSRKLGEITGHTNLTICREGCEIGCRDRWQFHENL, from the exons ATGGGAAAAAATGGATTTGCTAGTCTGCCTTCCGAAGTGATGGAAGAGATTCTTCGGAAGTTGGACTTGGAATCCCTTTGCTCTGCAGCACCAGCTTGCAAATTATTGCGCTCATCTGTTTCTCAAATCCTACCAAAATTTGATTCCATCAATCTCTCT GATATTGGAGTGGGTAAGGACGTCCTGTCTTACCTCCTTTGCGGTAATAGATCAGTTCAGAGCCTCACTGTCAATTGCAGTCGGCTTGATGACTCATCTATTGACCTTTTTAATTCCAGTCTTTTAAGCCTTAAAGAATTGGTTCTGCTGAAGTGCTCCAATTTCTCTCCCAAGATTTTTGTTGCACTGGGTCAACATTGCTCCAATCTGAG ATCCTTATCACTAGAGTTGATATACCAGGGGGAATTTGAAACATATGAAGGCTATGAATTCAGTCTCAGAAAAATGTTTGAAGGTTGCCCGTATCTAGAG TCCTTGAGTATTACATTTGAAGGACCGGAATTTGATCCCCACATTTTTGAAGCTACTGCAGTTTTCATCCCCACAATGGTAAAGGTTTTGCATCTCTGTCACGTAACAGAAAAATGTGCAAAACAATTAGCACACAAGTGCGGTGCTCAGAGGATTGCTGAAACTTCCACACCAAGTGGTATACCCTGCTCAGTTGGAGTTTCCTGCCAAACCATACAGTCCTTATCACTTGTTGTAGATCACATCACAGACGAATTATTGACATCTATCACACAAAATCTTGGTCTCCTAATCAAGTTAGATCTCCGTGATGAACCTTTGGAGGAGCAACTTCTACGGCACGATCTTACTAATCGTGGTCTGCAGTCTCTGGGTTCTTGCAATCATTTATCTCACCTGTCCCTTGTTCGCAGCAGGGTAAATTCTACATTTTTTAGGCGAGTAAATGACATGGGCATTTTTCTTATGGCTGAGGCTTGCAGAAATATGGAGTCGATCAAGCTTGGAGGATTCATAAGAGTGACAGATGCTGGTTTTAGTGCACTCATACATACCTGTAAGAATTTGAAGACATTTGAACTCTACAACACTTTTCATTTGTCGGACTTGGCTTTCCTCGGTCTTCTGGATACTTCACTGTCGCTTGTGTCTGTCAGGCTTATATTATGTAAACTTATAACCAGTGAATCAGTGAATCATCTTGCTCTCTGTGAAAACTTAGAACTTCTTGATCTCAATGGTTGCAAGAGTGTAGCAGACTATGGCATGAGGGCTATTTCAAGCCTTCAAAAACTTAATACATTATATCTTAGTGGAGCAGATATTACTGATACAGGATTAAATTATTTGGGGGAAGGAAAGCTGCCTTTAGCATCCTTATCTTTACGGGGTTGCAAAAGAGTAACTGATAAAGGAATAGCATTTTTGCTGGGAGGTTCCATCAAGAAAACACTAAAAGCACTCGATTTGGGTTACATTCCTGGCATATCAGATAAGGCAATAAAGACATTGACAGAATTTGGACTTGAGATAGTTGACCTCTGTATTCGCAATTGTTACTCTGTAACAGACATATCTATTGCAGCTTTAGCTAACACAACACATAATGGACTGGCCAGAAAAGCTCTTAAGCGACTTGATCTTTACAATTGCGTAGGTTTATCTGCTGTTTTATCACACTGGTTGAGCAAGCCTTACTTCCCACACTTACGCTGGTTAGGTCTGGGACCTGCTTCTTTGTTCACAGTGCATGGTTCACGAAAACTGGGTGAAATTACAGGACACACAAATTTAACCATATGCCGAGAAGGCTGTGAAATTGGCTGTCGTGATAGATGGCAATTTCATGAGAATCTTTGA